The stretch of DNA GAACCAATTTCAACAACAGTTTCCGGATGGTTTTTAAAAAGTTCTCGTTTTGAATTTCCGAAAAGTCTATCCATATACCCAGAAAGCATTTTAAAAATAAACGCATTTATGGGACCACGAATAGCATTAGTTTGAAATTTATTAGCCATACTTATATATTAGGGTTTAAGCGCATGACTCGATAATAAAGCTTTACGTCCTTCATGATGTTCCAACACATAATGCATTCGAGCAATCTGATCGTTGGTAAACATGTTCATTGTCTCATCATGAGACCAAGTCATATAATTGTTAAGCATTACAGGCTCTCCTTCACATCCTATAAAAGGATTATTATAAACAGGTTTGTCAACTGCAGGAGTATCATCGCAGTAATCATTGTTTTCGCAATCACCCCCTCCCCAAGTATGTAATACTCCTAAATAATGCCCCATTTCGTGAGTTAGTGTTCTACCAAATCGTGCATAACATGCAATATCTGATTCTCCAAAATGCATCCAATTAATTAAAATACCTTCCGCGTCACCTGGTTGTGGTAATGAAAAAAACTCTGTTCCTGGTAAATCTGTTTCTGGTCCTGTCGCTAAACCTAATACAAGGCATTCTGAAGGTTCTGGTAAGGGTGTCGTCCAAATATTAATATAATCTTTTGGATTCCAATAAGCATATTGAGCATAATGATTTTGATTGTGTCCCAGATCAGGTACGATGACCTTGGTTGAATCTATTCTATTGATACCGCTAAAAGGTTTCCCATCAGGGTCTTGTTTTGCTAAAACAAACTCAATTTTAGCATCGCCTCCATCGGGATGATGATTATAACCTCTAGTTCCTTCTTTTTTACGAAAATCTTCATTTAATATTTCGATTTGCCTTTCAATACGTACATTTGAAAGGTTTGTACCCTCTCCAATGGGTTTACCATTATGTATAATATGGACTACCACTGGTAAATAGAATATATCTTCTTTTGGATTAGAGGTTGCTTGATCGTTATCTTTTGAACACGAGCTCAATAATAAGCTTATTACGAATATGATATTTTTAATAGTTTTCAAGTCCATCATTTTTGTTTGGTGATATCTTTAAACATAAGCATATCCAATATTCTATTAGAAGCCCCTAAATAATAACCTGTTTCGCACTCATAGGTCTCGGGATTTTTAAAGGTGCCAAACAACATATCTATAATAGGTAAGTCGGTATAATTATATTTATGAACTCCCTTAGCATGGTGTAACGTGTGGCTTTCTGGTCGTTGAATAATATACCCAATCCATCTTGGTGTATTAATATTAGCATGTTGAAATACGCCTAAGAAAGTAGTAAATAGAATAATCGCAGTAATAGCTTGTGGAGATAATCCTATAATAACAGCAAAACTGATAGAACCGACTAATGATAAGCCAATCATATCATTAATACTAAAGACAAACGTACTGGGAACATCTAAGCGTTCTGAACTATGATGCATTTGATGAGATAGCCTAAACAAAAAGTTAGATTTATGCATACTTATATGCCAACCATATTGTACAAGCTCAAATAAAAATATACCTAAAATTATTTGTACCGTCAAACTTAAGTAGCTTAAATCAATTAACTGAAACCTAGCAAAAAAGTCGTCCCATAATAATGGAATATATGTCGTTACCAACATAAACACCATAAAGAAAAGTAATCCACGAAGCTTCCAAAATTTTATTTTGGGTAACTGTCTCGCTGGAAATAATGATTCCCAAATAAATAAGCCTCCAAAAATAGCGTAAACGATTAATGAAACGGGATCGATTAAAATTTCTATAGGCGTTGGTAATTGTGAAATGATAGTTTCTAAATTCATAGTTTTAAAATTTTTTTACAAAACTATAGACAACTAAAAAAACGAACTAAAAATTGTACTTGATCTATGTTAGGAATTCACTAACTATAGCATTATCAAGTCATTTTCAGGGTATATTTATTTTTTTTATAAATTTACAGTTCACCCCCCTCTTTATCTCCCTCTTAATTATAATCTACTATTATGAAATACTATTCATTATTATTCGTATTATTCATTGCGCTGTCATGTTCTAAAAAAGAGGATGAAACACCACTACAAAATGAAGACAATCAAGACAACACAGATATCACTGATAGTTTTGATGGCTCCGGTGCTTTAATTGACTTTGTAACTAATAATGCTTCATCATTACCCGATGTTTCGAGACTATCTGGAAGGTATCGTGCAGCTCTAACAGATAACTCAGATAATAAGACCTTGCATTTCAATCAAGAACAAGGCCGATTAGACGCAAAATTAGTAGCTTTTCCTTTCGAATTTATAGCAAGAAATATTGGTATTGGCACTATAGAAAATTCGCAAATAGCTCCAACATCAGAAAACAATCCTTATAATTTTGCAGGAGTTCAAGTTCATGTAGAAGATTTCAACTCTATAAATTCTTCTCATGTCGTTGTAGGACACAGAGGAGCAACTGGTTTTACTATTGAAGGAAAAAACACTTTAAATGGAGATTCTTCTGTGAACGATATAGGAGAAAATACAGTACCAGAAGGAAGAGCCGATATAAGAATTGTGGGGAATAAAAACAAAACAATTACGGTTTACTGGCAACTCCCTAACCTAACAGGTCATAGTGCATCTGATAATTGGACGGCTTATAATGGAACCGGAAACCTACCTGGAACGGCTCCAACTTATGGTGATAATGTCTATGTTGGATTGATTACCTATGCTTTCTATACCACAGGTGTTCCTTTTGTAGGCACTTGTGATGCTATCGAAATTAAAAAACCCAATTAATAATTGAACTCATCTTGACTTTTATTTTTAACCGAAAATGAGATAAAATTTGTTTAGATGAGATACTTTTTGAAAGGCATAGCATCGCTAAGCATAAAAAAAGCAACAAAATATGGGCAAATTTTAGCCGTTTTTAGGAAATAGAAAAAGTCAATATGAGTTCATTCTCAGGAATGTAATTTCTTTCTAATTCTGCTTAAGCTTTCTGGATGAATTCCTAAATATTTAGCTATTTTATTAACTGGAATGTTAGATATATATTGGGAATGCGTATGAAACATTTCAGCATAACGTTCTTCAGCTGTTTTTGTTAAAAGATCCTTTTCTCTATTAGATTTTCTTATATAACCATATTCAGTCATAATTCTTCCAAACTTATTTACATCTAATGAAAAATCATAAGCTTGCATCAAAACCTCACGCTCGATCACTTCCATTTCGCAATCTATTAATGCTACAATTTGCACATCAGTAGGTTGCTGATCTAAAAAAGAAGTAAATCCGCAAAACATTTCTTTTTTGAAAAAGAAATCTACTATTTTTTCAGACATGTAACTTTTAATGGTCATTTCAACAATACCACTGTTCATAAAATATAAAGAATCCTCAATCTGCCCATACACAGTAACGACCTCTCCTTTTTTAAAATGACTTTTTTTTACAGGAAAAGGGAAATCTTCGTATGATGCAACCGAAGTATTTAAAATCTCGTTATAAAACTCTAAAAAAGTCATGTGTTGATATGTGTCAAAATTTGAAGTTAGAAGTTCGATTATACCATAAATAAGTATCCTGTAAATTTAACGAAATACTATTATCTTATACAAAATATAGGGTTTTGTTCTCTATATAGATACTATTTCTAGTTAATGGTTGCGTACATTCATATTAGCTTAAGGTATATTTAAATATTTTAATAAAAAAATCCCAAGCCAAAAGCTCAGGATTCATTTTATAAATTAATATAGTCTATAGACTTATCCTTCAGGATGCATAAATTTCTGCTTAGCTAACAATTCTTCTTCTGTTTCTACCACATCCTCATCAGGAACACAACAATCTACAGGACAAACTGCAGCACATTGTGGTTCATCATGAAATCCTTTACATTCTGTACACTTGTCCGGAACTATGTAATAAATCTCGTCACTTACAGGTTCTTGTGCTTCATCGGCATCTACTTCACTTCCATTAGTTAATACAACGGTACCTTCCAGACTAGTACCATCTTTATAGCGCCAATCATCGGCACCTTCATATATTGCTGTATTTGGGCACTCAGGTTCGCAAGCACCGCAATTTATACATTCATCTGTTATTATAATAGCCATAGCGTTTTTTCTCTTGAGTTTGCTTAAATTTGCAGACGCAAAAATAACGCCAAAACCATTCATAACCAAATACAGAATGAATTTACAACAAAGAATTAACGCTTTTGTAAAATTAGGAGATTTTTTAGGTCAATTTTCTAATGAAGTTATTCTAAAAAAAGATAATGTTGAACATAACGATATATTCTTCGATGGTTTTAAACATCAATTAAAATTAGCTGAAGAAAACAATGGTTGGTTTACACAGGAAAATATTCGATTTTCACTTAATGGCTGGGCGGAATCTTTAACAGCTGATCATCTAAATAAATGGCTAGCATCGTATCAAATTAACATTACTCAACCTAAACAAGTTGCCATTATTATGGCCGGAAATATCCCGTTGGTAGGTTTTCATGATTTTTTGTCAGTACTTATTTCCGGACATCATGTTTTAGTAAAACAATCATCAAACGATAAACATCTATTACCTTATTTGGCAAAATACTTAGAATTTGTTCAACCAGAGTTTAAAGGAACTATATCTTTTACCGAAGACAAAATAGAAGGTTTTGATGCCGTAATAGCAACAGGAAGTAATAATACAGCACGTTATTTTGAGTATTATTTTAAAGACAAACCATCTATTATAAGAAATAACAGAAATTCGGTGGCTGTTTTAAACGGCAAAGAAACTAAAGAA from Flavivirga spongiicola encodes:
- a CDS encoding 4Fe-4S dicluster domain-containing protein, with translation MAIIITDECINCGACEPECPNTAIYEGADDWRYKDGTSLEGTVVLTNGSEVDADEAQEPVSDEIYYIVPDKCTECKGFHDEPQCAAVCPVDCCVPDEDVVETEEELLAKQKFMHPEG
- a CDS encoding acyl-CoA reductase produces the protein MNLQQRINAFVKLGDFLGQFSNEVILKKDNVEHNDIFFDGFKHQLKLAEENNGWFTQENIRFSLNGWAESLTADHLNKWLASYQINITQPKQVAIIMAGNIPLVGFHDFLSVLISGHHVLVKQSSNDKHLLPYLAKYLEFVQPEFKGTISFTEDKIEGFDAVIATGSNNTARYFEYYFKDKPSIIRNNRNSVAVLNGKETKEDLEALSEDIFRYYGLGCRNVSKLFVPKDYNFDTFFEAMYHWHSIIDKAKYANNYDYNKAVYLMSEFDMLENGFLMIKEDNNYASPIATIFYEYYDSSKKLKEKLNIDKQQIQCIVANGFTENEIAFGETQKPQLWDYADSIDSIEFLLAI
- a CDS encoding Crp/Fnr family transcriptional regulator, producing MTFLEFYNEILNTSVASYEDFPFPVKKSHFKKGEVVTVYGQIEDSLYFMNSGIVEMTIKSYMSEKIVDFFFKKEMFCGFTSFLDQQPTDVQIVALIDCEMEVIEREVLMQAYDFSLDVNKFGRIMTEYGYIRKSNREKDLLTKTAEERYAEMFHTHSQYISNIPVNKIAKYLGIHPESLSRIRKKLHS
- a CDS encoding M43 family zinc metalloprotease; this encodes MKTIKNIIFVISLLLSSCSKDNDQATSNPKEDIFYLPVVVHIIHNGKPIGEGTNLSNVRIERQIEILNEDFRKKEGTRGYNHHPDGGDAKIEFVLAKQDPDGKPFSGINRIDSTKVIVPDLGHNQNHYAQYAYWNPKDYINIWTTPLPEPSECLVLGLATGPETDLPGTEFFSLPQPGDAEGILINWMHFGESDIACYARFGRTLTHEMGHYLGVLHTWGGGDCENNDYCDDTPAVDKPVYNNPFIGCEGEPVMLNNYMTWSHDETMNMFTNDQIARMHYVLEHHEGRKALLSSHALKP
- a CDS encoding sterol desaturase family protein gives rise to the protein MNLETIISQLPTPIEILIDPVSLIVYAIFGGLFIWESLFPARQLPKIKFWKLRGLLFFMVFMLVTTYIPLLWDDFFARFQLIDLSYLSLTVQIILGIFLFELVQYGWHISMHKSNFLFRLSHQMHHSSERLDVPSTFVFSINDMIGLSLVGSISFAVIIGLSPQAITAIILFTTFLGVFQHANINTPRWIGYIIQRPESHTLHHAKGVHKYNYTDLPIIDMLFGTFKNPETYECETGYYLGASNRILDMLMFKDITKQK